The sequence GTGACTAACGGCTCGTGGGTGACAGCTGCTAGGTGGGCAGAGCGTGTGAgctggctgggctgtgggggcttCGGGAGAGCCCCCTTCAGCACAGATCCTGTCGGTGAAGCGACTTTACCCCTGGGGGTTAGGAGGGactccctgcccagctgggccTGGATGGTCAGCCTCCCTTCTCATGCCACCACAATGGCCCCCCAAGGCGCTTGCTCGACTCAAACCTGCTGTCCACTCGGGGTTGTAAATGGGGGCTCTGTGGTGACGTACTCAGTGACACCCCCCAGCCTCCCTCTGTGTCTCTTTCCTCCCATTCCTGGTCACCCGAATCCATGAGATTAATTTCTCTGGCCGTGCCCTCCCCTTGGTACATTGTGGGAGGATTCAGCAGCTGTGtgtttccctctccccccaagtgctgacttcttcctctcaccttccttccccatcccccccccccccccccccagctcaaaCCCCGGaggcccctcctctccctgcagcctcgCTGATTGGGGTGGGAAATACATCACAAGGCAGCATGGCAGATGGGGGGGCACCCATCCTGAACTGCCCGACCCCATTGAGGGTGCCCGTACACGCAAGTGCTGTGGGGTGCGGTATGATACATGGACAGCTTGGATTTCCccagtccctcactcctgctcgtcAGCCTGCCAGTTAATGAGAGCCCAGCTAGCGAGCGATCggacagagctggggcaaggTGGCATATCTTTGTGCTGAGCACTGGATGGAGCAAAATTCCTGAGCGTGAAATCCACAGTGGGTTTTCCCCCTGGGCTCAGCCTTCCTGGTTAAAGGTCCTGCTGGAGATCTCCAGGTGTTGGGGGAATTCCCCTCTTCCCAGCATCCCCCAGGGATGCTCTGAAATCCCCCCAGGGATGCTCTGAAATCCCAACTACCTCTCCAGGACTCTTGCAGATAGTTCAGTTGGTTCTTCTTTGCAATCcttctgtggctgcttccccctgGACTGCGTCACTGTGCAGGGATTTGGCTCCAGTGCAGCCCTGGGACCCAAAGATCTAACTCAGAAATGGCCACTGAATTGTCGGGGTGTCTgtttctgggcccctggagttaatACCCCCGCCATGGGTGTTGGGTCCTAGCAGCTCACACTGACGTTGGTTGGGTTTGTGGGTGCTGAGTGTCTCTGGAAGAAATTCCAGCCCTGGGTGTCTCACATCCGAGTCTCTGTGGGATGGGAGACCCAGATGTTTCCTTTCCCCTTTTAAAGATCAGACATGTTATCTGCCTTTGTTTCGTGGCTGAGTGAGATGGGCCTCCATGCCCAGAAACTGGGTTTACCCAGTTCTTGAACAGGGCAAGTAGCCTGCTGAGGAACTGGCCCCAAGCACTAGCCAAGAAAGAAGTGGGCTTAGCCCCTCTGATCCTTACACAGCAGTGCTTTGTAGTGGGAGCCCTGAACATGCCAGCTGAGTCATGTTACAGCACCTAGGAGAGCTGCTATTGATCCAGTTGGGGCAAGGAGCAGGGAAAATGTGGGTGACTCCCTAGTAATAGCTGTGACCTCCTTGGAAAAGAGGGAGTCAGGTGACTTTTCTTGGCATCCTGTGTGACTGACTGCTGGGTCTCTGTCCCCTGCCACCATCTCAGGTGCAGCAGGCTTGGCAGATGCTAGACTAGCTGGGGAAGAGAAGCCTCTTTCAGGCTATAGGGAAATGCAAATGAGCAGCTGTGCCAATGAAAAGGGGTGCGTGTgtcattggggtgggggtgggcagaaGGCGTCTGCAGTAACAGCCATAAAGAGTGTGTCAGAGGGTGGATTCCAGCCCCTGCCGCTGGACCTTGTCCTGCTGCGGGGAGGGCTCCCCCACGCCCAGCTCTGGTTAATCTCCTCCTGCCCACTGCGGGGAGCGGCTGTGCGGGCAAGTTTATCACCAGGGTGGGGTGGCGACCCTCCCGTTTTTTTTGGAAAAGCCGCCTCTGTCAGTTTGCTCCCCTGACACCACAGGTCATGTGGGGACAAGACGTGTCAGGCGAGTCCTGcgggccctgagccctgtcccccgGTTTCCTGCTGGGATTCCGGGGATCTGGGAGGAGCTTGCAGCTAGGGACTCCCAAGGAGCGAGGAGGTCCCTCTTCTAAAAGGCCAGGCTTCTCTGTTTTAGCCCCGGTGTGCCCCACCCTGCTGGATTCTTCGCACGCTCCCCCTTTTCTGCTTCTGCTCAGTCAGCTGTCATGGGAGCTCTCCGGGTGCTGATGCCCATGTGTCTCTGGGATGGCAGTGGGATCCCTCCAGGCCCATTGTCCTCCTGCGGGGAGTGTGGCCCTTCTGTacatgggctgcagggaggagagagagagagcgctccCGGGTGGGAGGTGAGATTTGGCTTCTGGGCCAAGTACCTACCTCAGAAGCACGCATCCAGCTCCTCACCCCTAAATGATCAAAGTAGCCTTTCAAATCGCACCCCTTGCCCGAAGTCCTGTGATCAGTCTGCTTGCGGTCAGCTCATGGGGAGTCCACGGGTGCCCCCCTCCAGGGGGACTCCTGTTCCCTCATTGAGTCGGGGGGCCAGAAGCTCATAGCTAGGCAATGGGGAGAAGACAGCGCCGCTTGGCAAAGTCAAACCAGCCCTGAGCTGTCCAGGCCCGTTCTTGGCACCTGGAACCGTTCTGCTTCCGCTTTGCAGGGGGCCAGACTTTGCTGGTGCCCCCACCTCACCCAAGTGCTGCTGCACCGCGACTGAGACTGTGACCCTAACTCTTCTCTTCTCAGGTCAATGACTTCCTGTCAGGAAGGTCCCCCCTGACGCTGGCCCTGCGGGTCGGCGACCACATGATGTTCGTGCAGCTCCAGCTGGCAGCTCAGCAGAGTGGGGGGCAGCTCCAGCATCGGCATGTCATCGCCAGCCGGGGGGAGCCCGGGGCAGCGGccggccccaccccccagtgcaGGACGCTGCACGGAGGGACCAGCTCCAACTTTGCCCGCATCCCTGTGGTGCCCACCTGCCAGcagagctctgcccccagccccgccccctcagcaCAGGGCACACCCATGTACTGTAACGCCACCCACCCCGCCCCCGTCACAGCTGGGATGTTCCGGTCGCATGGGGCCAGCACGCAAACGGTTAACAGCAGCGTTGTCTCCTCCTGCTCAGAGGTGAGTCTGGCTTTAAAAAATAAGTCTCTCAggtggggagagaaaaggggggaACTGGgcctcagaactcctgggttctgttcctgtctCTGGAAGGGTGACTGttttctagtggttagaacaaggCCTTGTCTATATCCACTCCTGCCACTGACAGGTCATGTCGCcacttcatgcctcagtttccccatctataaaatgagaatgTTGTGAGGCCTTGCTACATTTTTTCCAAATGCTGTGAGATCCTAAGGGAAATGGTGCCAGAAAAGGGCATAGTGTTATGTTGGTTTTTTATTGCAAAGCGTAAGGCAAAGATCTCCTGCTCTAGATTTTGGCAGGTGGTGGCTGGAGAGAACGTTTCCCTCTGAGAGAGAAGCTGTCCAGGCTGGTCTGTGTACTGCCTCTTGTGCTTTGACTGCAAAATGCTTATAATCCAAGGAAAACCCCAGCCTGCCATGGGAGGAAATAGCCAGCAACCCTCAGGTCTCAAAATAGGATCATTGCTTATCAGGCTAATCACAATCCTTGGCTGGCATCTTTCATTGCCAAGTACTTCCCAAAGGCAGGCAGccacattatccccatttcacaggcgggtaaactgaggcacagatggggaAAGCAAATCACTCAAGGTTtcgcagcagagctgggagtagagccCAGGTCTTCtcgtgccctaaccactagaccacgctCCCTTCCTAGAGAGTGGATTTCTTGGTCTGAATGGGTTCATGGGTCTTGGAGGCTCAAGGCCCAAACGTAAGGCAGATGGTAGCATTGAAGATGCCCTCTAAATCTTTTTCTTCACTGTGAACGGGCCTCGGCCGATGGCGGGTTTGGAACCTGGCTGATTTCAGGTGTTACTTTTGGAAGTGCCCTGTGACTGCATGCCCTAGTTGATATAGCACTGGACTGGCATtgcagaagacctgggttctgttcctggctctggcctgctgggtgaacaAGTTGCTTCACTGTCCCATGTCTGTTTCCccgtcagtaaaatggggataatgacactgccctcctttgtcaagtgctttgagatctgtgggtgAAAAGCACTACTTAAGAGCTaggcatgatgatgatgatgatgatgattatgggATCGCCCTGTGTGGGGGTGGGTACTGCCTTGTCCCAAAGGGTTGAGGGAAACCTCACGCCTTATGCTGGCTGAGGAAATAAGATTGTAACTCTGGGAAACTTTGGAGTTTGGAGGTGGGACTTTTTCCCCCAGTCATGCATCAAGCTAGGGGTCTGCCCCTGTGGCTGTGGGTTAGCAGGAGCCTTCTGGCCCATTGGTGTCTGTTTCTAATGGCTAATAAGTGTCTCTCTTTCCTGCCACTTGCCAGGTGGACTGTAGCTCCCGGAGTAACAATTCTGCCAGCAGCAACACAGCCCCAACAAACCGATCGCGCAAACCTGGCGCTGTCATAGAGAGCTTCGTTAACCACGCTCCTGGGGTCTTCTCAGGGACCTTCTCCGGTACGTTGAGAGCCCAGGGGACACTGGGCCCAACTTTCCTCTTACCAGTGCTGGTGTGATGCCATGGGCGAGCGCCGGTGCACATGGCTGGAGAATTGGAGTCTGTCTCTTTTCATGCTGCTTGTGCAGAacaatggggaggggagagccagggCTGGACCAGGGCCCAGGTTGGTTGGCATGGTGAGGGCAACTTTtggtggccaatgagagctgagtTTGATGGGTCTCTTCCTACCTCAGCATCCTGCCTGGGATGAGGGCTCATGCCAGCTTTGGCTGCTAGCCTTCCTGGGAGATTCAGTGCATCGACCCCGCCCCCCCTCGACCCAGGGCTCTGCACTGTGTTCTGGGGCCATGGGTTGGTCACAAAGATGCTTATGGGGAGCTCCTGAGGGGTGGCACAGTgtgtcccaagggttgggctcagCTACTGCCCCCACAAGCATCCCCTACAGGCAGCATGGCATGACACGTCCCCCCGCCTCTTCTCCCCTGCAGGCACTTTGCACCCCAACTGCCAGGACAGCAGCGGGCGGCCCCGGCGTGACATCGGCACCATCCTTCAGATCCTCAATGACCTCCTGAGTGCCACGCGGCACTACCAGGGCATGCCTCAGTCCCTGACGCAGCTGCGGTGTCAGACACAGTGCGCCCCCTCCTCACACCCGCCCTCTCCAGACCCCGCCAGCAAAACTACCTCAGAGAAGCTGACGTCCGCTGCGGCCTCGCAGCCCCTGCACTCCATGGTCCAGTGCCAGAGCCAGATCAGGATGTGCAAGCCCAGTGGTGAGTCCTGCCCTGTGACCGCCCCCCACGTGGCCCTGTGGCCTTGCGCTGTGGCTGGGTTTGCTTGTCCCTGTTGGCTGAGCTGTGGCTTTGCAGCTCGCCCCAGGCCTCGTCATTAGGGATGCTGTGATGTGCCCACGCCGACTGAGCCTGGGTGATGCTGAGAGTGCTATTTTTTTCAGTGGTGTGTAGATGGAGGCACAGCCGAGTAAAAATTAAAGGCCATCAGAGGCAAGAGGCTGGTTCTGTTGATCATCTTAGCTGGGATAGGCCAGTGCCAAGCTCAGAGGaaaagggctgggggggaggggagggagcttgTGCATCTCTTCCCTCGTCCCAAGGTCCTTGATGGGCTGCGGGCCCCTGCTGATGACAGAGGAAGTGTGGGTGATggggtgggaaggaaggaggctGGGTCTGTAGCTGGGATTTGCTTGCTCCGATTCACTTCCTCTGCATATCCGGTTCCGTCTGCCTCTTTGTTCTGTAACTGTCCCGATGGGGCTTCCAGCCAACTGGCAGGGAAGGGGCGAAGGGGGAGGGTGAAAAGCCCTGTGTTAATTCTGGGTTCCCAAGTACCATGATTTACCCTTCTGCCGAAAGAAGGCAGAGATTGAGCCTGGTTATGGGTGAAACCCTCTGCTAGAAGTGCTGGGGTTAATTCCCCTTGTAGAGCTGCCTGTGCTCAGACCACACCTTACGCTGCAGAGTAAAGTGAGCCTGTTTgtctatttctttattttaatgaaTGGCCCTTTTCCATCTTGTCCCAAAAACCTCTTGGCCTAGGACCCCAGACGGCAGAAGGCTAACAGCAGAGTAATTAAACCAACCGAGGGTGTTGATTGACAGGTGTGATAGGGGTGCTCTGTTTACACAGTGTGCTGGGCACAATAGGCCACATGCTCAAAGGTGTTTTGGTTCCTAattccttgatttcagtgggagctagggGCCAAAATATCAgtgaggatctggtcctataGAAATGGAAGGTCCCTGCCCTGACAATCTTACAATGCGCATCAATGCTTTGCTTCTGTAGGGCTATTCTCTTTAGGACCTCTGCTTGGGATTTGCatattaaaatgtgctggtgtGCCTATGCTTTCCTGGCTAGACACCGATTTGGAGTGCTGCATAATCGCTCCGTTGGAGGGACCCGGTATCAATGCTCTCACCCTCCAATGGGCAAGCTGGGGGCTATGCATTTAATGTGCatgtttctctcccttttttttttaaatctcctcttCGCCCCCAATTTGCATCTCATCAGTGCAATTAAGACACTCAGTGGTTCCCTGGGGAATTTGCAAACCTATTACCTGTTTCTTATCTGTGTGTTTATCTTCTCTCTCCATCCCTAGTAGGGGGTGTGTGCACCACTGAGTTAATGTGGAAAACCACATGGCTGGTGTTAACCCATTCAATGGGCACGGGCTGTAGTTGGCTGATTACTCAACCTGGGTTCTAAAAGCTGCCAAATTATATCACTGGAAGAAGACTGTCAATTTCGCTTCCTGTTTGGTGAATTGGacttgagggggagggggaaacttgTCCtggcattaaaaataattttaaaattaaaacctaaGACTTAAAATCAAGAGCGAAGATTTTCACTGGTGAATTTTGGGAGCCCAACATGATCTGAACGTCAGAAAGTacgctttgaaaatcaggcccctctaCTATACTGcccagcacttttcatccatagatctcagagCGCCTTACAAAGGATGTCAGTTTTATGATCTCCCTACTGACCCttcacagatgggggtgggggagggaactgaggcacagagttgtgcccaaggttacccagcagGGCCGGGAcagaggaacagaacccaggtctcctgaggccCCCTGTTGTGTCCTAGCCACTAGGTGTCTCCAGTCGGAAGGACAccccaaaaatcactagttagTTGTGAGAATCTTGGCTAAGGATTGTGTCAGCTTTTAGGGGCAGGGGCTGCGCACACGTACGTGTGTTTACAGCAACTGTTAAGGGGGGAGGGATCCTAAGGCTGATCAGGTCAGCTGTGAACAATATAAGTTGGTGTTCATAGGTGTGACCTTGAGGCTTGGTCGCATGGTTCTGGAGAAACGCAcacgtgtgtgtgcacgtgtccTACTGTAGGTCTGTGACTCTCTTTGGCACAGTTGGTGACATTCAGGACTGTTCCATATACTGGGGGCACTTAATTCCTTTGGGAAACTTTTTTGCCCCACTTACTCAGGCGTTTAAAATGGGGGACCCgagtgctccccccaccccccccattgTAGCTGCTGGCTGAACACTTCTCCAAGTTGTCGGGCTGTTTATCTTTTATATGGTCGTTGAACCGTGTTCTGAGCTGGTGGAGTGACTCCATTCGAACTGGTGGCTTTATACCAATGGGTAACTTGGTCTGAGGTGTGCGTGTATGGATTTTGGAGGTCTCCTGGAAGATTTTATCCCTTCTGATTTCATTCAATGGGCCagcatctcctcctccttccttctttccctcctgtctgcccctgctgctctgcctcttcttccGGCTACAATGCAGCCACACATGCACGCCCCCTTCTCCACTTGCCGTCTAAATCCAGGGCGAGACAAAGGGTCCCATTCAGAGCCAGGGAGGCtggttggggaggggtggggaagaaagcACTTGGCCTCTGGTTTGGCATTTTTGGCCTGGCCCTGAGGAAGCTGTAGGCTGGGGACATGCTGCAGAAATAGAAGCTGGAGGGAGGGTTTGTGTGTGGGGTCAACACAAAACAATCCTGCTTTCTCTTCCTGGCAGACATGAAAATATACTTcccaccccttgccctgagccctttcccagctgggggcagagccCTCTGTCTGGGTGCCAAGCTTTGGGGTGCTCCTAGGTGGACTCCAGCCAGACATCGGCCTGGAAAGGACTTTCAATTTGCCATTGCCACTTCCCGAGCTGGGACCTGCCCTAGGTTATGCAGGATTCTAGAAGTCAGATGTGTGCTCCTAGCCCTGATCCAGTTTGGCAGCTGCAAGGCTCATAAGCTTCTGCAGAGGTGACACAGACCAGCTATTGGTACAGTCTGTTCAGGCACCTGTGTGCAGGCCTGGGGGAGGCAGTAGGGTGTAGTGGTCAGAGCACAGGgtcaggagtcaggactcctaggttctatccccagctctgggagtggaatgggatccagtggttagagcaggggactgagagtcaggactcctgggtgccaTTCTCAGCTTCGCTGATGGCCAAGTGGCTcgccctctctgtgcctcggtttcccctggTGTGGGACTGTTTCCTGACATCTCAcacaggtgggggtggggcaacTTCTGCAGCTAAACCCTGGCGCTGCCAGCCAAGGGCTTTGAGGTCTCTCCAAGGGCAGAGCGTCAGTAAGAGGCGGTGTATGCTGTTGGTAAGGCAGGGCCCTGTCTCCACCCCGCCCGCCTGTTCCCATGGCAGGGCTCGGCTGGGGTATGCGTGTGGGAGGCCCCCACTTATCTGCAGGGAGCAGCTCTATTCACCTTGAGCTTTGGGCCCTGCgctgccccctcccatccccagaaagttaatttctttccttcccgccccctcctttttcttcctttcatgACGCCGGAGCTGCCGAACAGGGCTTAGCAGGATTCTTGCGCCCGGGGACGTCACTGGCATGTGAGATGGGCAGCTGCCCTCCCTCACAGGGAAGCGTCTcttggcaggggagagagaaacgAGATGTGGCAACCAACCAGCTTCCGAGCCGCCCagatgctggctgctgcttgccCTGGGGCCAGGGAGGAATTCGGGGTGTGTCTCTGCTTGTGGGGACCAGGGGAGAGGGTGTTGTcttcaagtgatctccctccacctctctccattctcctttcctttcccctccatcCTGCCTTCCCAAGGTCATTGCTGCCGGCTGCCTAGCAAACCCCAGCCTCCGGCTCCAGCCCTTCCTACGTTCTCAttttccccctctctgggtaagCTCCCCTCCTCCGCTCAGAGCAATGCTGCTTCCTCTCCGCCACCCCCCAGCCTCTAAGTCCTTTCAAGCCCCCCTCGCTGGGCTCGACCCCCCCAGAGCTGCATTCCATCCACCCAAGCTTCCCGCTCTGTTTGTTCAGTTGGCTCCCGCCTAGGGAGGTGGGCGCTACagaaaaggaactgaggaggagggagagagaggaggagaagaaagtggtggtggtggggggaataGAGGCAACAACAGAGGCCTGCTCCAGGGGCTGGAAATGTGCCTGCGCCCTGCAGGAAGCTGACTctggcttcccccccaccccttttctaggattggggagggggtgggggtcatgCACCtttcactgatttttattttgaaatagctTTACCCACTTTGCTtccagcctcttctccccccccccccatctgtgTTGATTAAACTCTGCGTGtgattgtggggggaggggacctAACTCCCCATTTAATTCATGCTCAGTCATTATCCAGGGGTTGAGGATGCTTTTGTAAGCTATTGACCCTGGGACCCCCTtaaccccccctccgcccccccaattgCAAAGCCTCATGCATAGTTAGAGCAGGAAATGGCTGGCTCTCAGCTGGAGATGATCTgttttggggggcagtggggggctgttGGAACAGCCCTCTCTCCTCTTCCCAGCACCCAGTAGGGATTTGAAACTGGGGCAGGATGGGGtgctgggtggaggaggaggggctcGGCGGATAGGGTGTGTCTGAGACGCACTCCCTCAGGCGTGGAAGGTAGCATCTCTTCTTCCGCCCCCAAGCAGTCGCTCGTCTTTGTACACCTGCACCGCTCGAAGCAGGaagggagccgggactcctggccGCCCCGAGGTTCCTTCTCTGCAACGATTTGCTTAGAGAAAAGAACTGAAACTGGAGTCACTCGCGTTTCTGAAGGCTTGGGCGGGGGCTGCGTGGTGTTGTGCTGTTCAAATGTGATTCTTTgcgccccccccccttccctcccgccCACTAGGTCTTCGCCTCTCAGCCAATGCAAACAAAAGCTGGTTGGGGCCCGAAAGTCGCGTGCAAGTGCTCCCAGAGAGCCTGAGCAAGGCCTGGTGGGATGGGAACTAGGCCAGAGCAGCCATCTTGAAACATGGCTGCTGTTGAAGGACTCAGGGCTGCCtagtctcttctccctccctccccccaaactgcTTTTGCACTGCCGTTGCTGGTGGAAAGATAGAACGGGCTGGATTCTCTCTCGTTTGGGGCTCACGGTGCCTGC comes from Gopherus flavomarginatus isolate rGopFla2 chromosome 24, rGopFla2.mat.asm, whole genome shotgun sequence and encodes:
- the MIDN gene encoding midnolin, whose protein sequence is MDQQPSARSCSRGAPACEAVPNEPSMNLYINTTTGTRYELSVPVEETVEGLKRRLSQRLKVPKERLALLHKESRLSSGKLQDLGVVEGSKLTLVPTVEAGLMSQASRPEQSVMQALESLTETQVNDFLSGRSPLTLALRVGDHMMFVQLQLAAQQSGGQLQHRHVIASRGEPGAAAGPTPQCRTLHGGTSSNFARIPVVPTCQQSSAPSPAPSAQGTPMYCNATHPAPVTAGMFRSHGASTQTVNSSVVSSCSEVDCSSRSNNSASSNTAPTNRSRKPGAVIESFVNHAPGVFSGTFSGTLHPNCQDSSGRPRRDIGTILQILNDLLSATRHYQGMPQSLTQLRCQTQCAPSSHPPSPDPASKTTSEKLTSAAASQPLHSMVQCQSQIRMCKPSGDRLRQTENRATRCKVERLQLLMQQKRLRRKARRDARAPYHWLPNRKSSRTNSNSSVSSEGSLDLDFEDSVWKPEVKADLKSEFVVA